Proteins encoded in a region of the Streptomyces sp. NBC_00258 genome:
- a CDS encoding peptidase inhibitor family I36 protein encodes MTRARGLLAASAMSVAAVFAAITPAQAASYDGSCNVDEACLYRNLDYAGGVYDTLNSKKTYSGMTYYGTSTAVDNTVSSAKNRDPDSNLWFYSGTNWTGDSWGLPAGSNTNFSSSFENTPSSHCWSGATAGCPAG; translated from the coding sequence ATGACAAGAGCACGAGGTCTTCTGGCGGCGTCGGCGATGTCCGTCGCGGCGGTCTTCGCCGCGATCACGCCCGCGCAGGCGGCCAGCTACGACGGCAGCTGCAACGTGGACGAGGCGTGCCTCTACCGCAACCTGGACTACGCGGGCGGTGTCTACGACACGCTGAACAGCAAGAAGACCTACAGCGGGATGACCTACTACGGCACCTCGACCGCCGTCGACAACACGGTGAGCTCGGCCAAGAACCGTGACCCCGACAGCAACCTGTGGTTCTACTCGGGCACCAACTGGACCGGCGACTCCTGGGGTCTGCCGGCCGGCTCCAACACGAACTTCTCCAGTTCGTTCGAGAACACGCCGTCCTCGCACTGCTGGAGCGGCGCGACCGCGGGCTGTCCCGCGGGCTGA
- a CDS encoding SigE family RNA polymerase sigma factor: MNTLHSTSTGAVVTRLHDVTRSTEKSGAVSGRGCARGTGRQHTGYMTVVDAHTGGSSTGVAHGGTGAAYGEVTGERRSVSEAEFTAYVQERRASLYATAYHLTGDRFEAEDLLQSALFSTYRAWDRISDKAAVGGYLRRTMTNLHISAWRRRKLNEYPTEELPETAGDTDAMRGTELRAVLWQALARLPELQRTMLVLRYYEGRTDPEIAEILDISVGTVKSSIWRSLRRLREDQVLSFGRDEEESFGELVA; this comes from the coding sequence ATGAACACGCTGCACAGCACCAGTACTGGCGCAGTTGTCACGCGGCTCCACGACGTCACGAGGAGCACGGAGAAGTCCGGTGCCGTGAGCGGGCGGGGGTGCGCTCGCGGCACCGGGCGTCAGCACACCGGGTACATGACGGTGGTTGACGCACACACGGGGGGAAGCAGCACGGGGGTTGCCCACGGGGGAACGGGGGCAGCGTACGGGGAGGTCACGGGGGAGCGTCGTTCGGTGTCGGAGGCGGAGTTCACCGCCTACGTCCAGGAGCGCCGCGCCTCCCTGTACGCAACCGCCTACCACCTGACCGGTGACCGCTTCGAGGCCGAGGACCTGCTGCAGAGCGCACTGTTCTCGACCTACCGGGCATGGGACCGGATCAGCGACAAGGCCGCGGTCGGGGGCTACCTCCGCCGCACGATGACCAATCTGCACATCAGCGCGTGGCGCCGCCGCAAGCTGAACGAGTACCCGACCGAGGAGCTGCCGGAGACGGCCGGCGACACGGACGCGATGCGCGGCACCGAGCTGCGCGCCGTCCTGTGGCAGGCGCTCGCCCGGCTGCCCGAACTCCAGCGCACCATGCTGGTCCTCCGTTACTACGAGGGCCGCACGGACCCGGAGATCGCGGAGATCCTCGACATCAGTGTCGGCACGGTGAAGTCCAGCATCTGGCGGTCACTCCGCCGGCTGCGCGAGGACCAGGTCCTCAGCTTCGGCCGTGACGAGGAAGAGTCCTTCGGGGAGCTTGTCGCCTGA
- the afsQ1 gene encoding two-component system response regulator AfsQ1, whose translation MPSLLLIEDDDAIRTALELSLTRQGHRVATAATGEDGLKLLREQRPDLIVLDVMLPGIDGFEVCRRIRRTDQLPIILLTARSDDIDVVVGLESGADDYVVKPVQGRVLDARIRAVLRRGEREANDAATFGSLVIDRAAMTVTKNGEDLQLTPTELRLLLELSRRPGQALSRQQLLRLVWEHDYLGDSRLVDACVQRLRAKVEDVPSSPTLIRTVRGVGYRLDSPQ comes from the coding sequence GTGCCTTCCCTGTTGCTGATCGAGGACGACGACGCCATCCGGACGGCCCTGGAGCTCTCTCTGACGCGCCAGGGACACCGGGTGGCCACCGCTGCCACCGGCGAGGACGGTCTGAAGCTGTTGCGCGAGCAACGGCCCGATCTGATCGTCCTCGATGTGATGCTGCCGGGCATCGACGGATTCGAGGTGTGCCGCCGCATCCGGCGTACGGACCAGCTGCCGATCATTCTGCTGACCGCGCGCAGTGACGACATCGACGTCGTGGTCGGGCTGGAGTCCGGCGCCGACGACTATGTGGTGAAACCCGTGCAGGGGCGTGTGCTCGACGCCCGTATCCGTGCCGTGCTGCGCCGCGGCGAGCGCGAGGCGAACGACGCGGCGACCTTCGGTTCGCTGGTCATCGACCGTGCGGCGATGACCGTGACGAAGAACGGCGAGGATCTGCAGCTGACGCCCACCGAGCTGCGGCTGCTCCTCGAACTGAGCCGCCGGCCCGGGCAGGCGCTGTCCCGCCAGCAGTTGCTGCGGCTGGTGTGGGAGCACGACTACCTCGGCGACTCACGGCTCGTCGACGCGTGTGTGCAGCGGCTGCGCGCGAAGGTGGAGGACGTGCCGTCCTCCCCCACCCTGATCCGTACGGTTCGGGGAGTCGGCTACCGGCTGGACAGTCCTCAGTGA
- a CDS encoding sensor histidine kinase — protein sequence MTKPQDKLRGWAAARKTILAGLRFTSLRLRLVVVFGLVALTAAVSASGIAYWLNREAVLTRTQDAVLGDFQQAMQTRASTLRPHPTQEELQRAAGQMANSSQRFSVLLIAEDESGNPVRGNSDLDTFTLEDVPKSLQKAVNKEQEISSNNKYTYHLYWQRIVQGDKPYLVGGAKVIGGGPTGYMLKSLEPEAKDLNSLAWSLGIATGLALIGSALLAQAAATTVLKPVHRLGTAARRLGEGKLDTRLRVSGTDELADLSRTFNRTAESLEKRVEDMSAREQASRRFVADMSHELRTPLTAITAVTEVLEEELDAETGSVDPMIEPAVRLVVSETRRLNNLVENLMEVTRFDAGTARLVVDNVDIVDQITACIDARAWLDAVDLDAERGLMARVDPRRLDVIMANLIGNALKHGGSPVRVSVRDEGNDLVIEVQDHGPGIPEDVLPHVFDRFYKASASRPRSEGSGLGLSIAVENAHIHGGEITAANSPKGGAVFTLRLPRDASELEDPDNPGGPGAAVADDRTEGGA from the coding sequence GTGACAAAACCGCAGGACAAGCTCCGCGGCTGGGCCGCGGCGCGCAAGACGATACTGGCGGGTCTGCGCTTCACCAGCCTGCGGCTGCGTCTGGTCGTGGTGTTCGGGCTCGTGGCGCTCACCGCCGCCGTGTCGGCGTCCGGGATCGCGTACTGGCTCAACCGCGAGGCGGTGCTCACCCGTACGCAGGACGCGGTGCTCGGCGACTTCCAGCAGGCGATGCAGACCCGCGCCAGCACGCTGCGGCCGCATCCCACGCAGGAGGAACTGCAGCGCGCCGCCGGGCAGATGGCGAACAGCAGCCAGCGCTTCAGCGTGCTGCTGATCGCCGAGGACGAGAGCGGCAACCCGGTCCGCGGGAACTCCGACCTGGACACCTTCACGCTGGAGGACGTACCGAAGTCCCTCCAGAAGGCGGTGAACAAGGAGCAGGAGATCTCCTCGAACAACAAGTACACGTACCACCTGTACTGGCAGCGGATAGTCCAGGGCGACAAGCCGTATCTCGTGGGCGGCGCGAAGGTCATCGGCGGCGGGCCCACCGGATACATGCTCAAGTCGCTGGAGCCCGAGGCCAAGGACCTCAACTCCCTGGCCTGGTCGCTGGGGATCGCGACCGGGCTCGCGCTGATCGGCTCGGCGCTGCTCGCGCAGGCCGCCGCGACGACCGTACTGAAGCCGGTGCACCGGCTGGGCACGGCGGCCCGGCGGCTCGGCGAGGGCAAGCTGGACACCCGGCTGCGGGTGTCGGGCACGGACGAACTCGCGGATCTGTCACGGACGTTCAACCGCACGGCGGAGTCGCTGGAGAAACGGGTCGAGGACATGAGCGCCCGTGAGCAGGCGTCCCGGCGGTTCGTGGCGGACATGTCGCACGAGCTGCGGACGCCGCTGACCGCCATCACCGCCGTGACCGAGGTGCTGGAGGAGGAGCTCGACGCGGAGACCGGCAGCGTCGACCCGATGATCGAGCCCGCCGTCCGGCTCGTCGTCAGCGAGACCCGGCGGCTGAACAACCTCGTGGAGAACCTCATGGAGGTCACCCGCTTCGACGCGGGCACGGCCCGGCTCGTCGTCGACAACGTCGACATCGTCGACCAGATCACCGCGTGCATCGACGCGCGGGCCTGGCTGGACGCGGTGGACCTGGACGCCGAGCGCGGCCTCATGGCGCGGGTCGACCCGCGCCGCCTGGACGTGATCATGGCGAACCTCATCGGCAACGCCCTCAAGCACGGCGGCTCCCCGGTGCGCGTGAGCGTGCGGGACGAGGGCAACGACCTGGTCATCGAGGTCCAGGACCACGGTCCCGGCATCCCCGAGGACGTCCTGCCGCACGTCTTCGACCGCTTCTACAAGGCGAGCGCCTCCCGGCCGCGTTCGGAGGGCAGCGGCCTCGGTCTGTCGATCGCCGTGGAGAACGCCCATATCCACGGTGGCGAGATCACCGCGGCGAACTCGCCCAAGGGCGGCGCGGTCTTCACGCTGCGTCTGCCGCGCGACGCCTCGGAGTTGGAAGACCCCGACAACCCCGGGGGCCCGGGCGCGGCCGTCGCCGACGACCGCACCGAGGGGGGCGCGTGA
- a CDS encoding VanZ family protein, with translation MQRQGSNGSSAVIRFRAAGGVLLVAHLALVAWVTLRPLDVPWVSAANLRPFASIRADLALGPEAAARNIGKGLLLLAPLGVLLPMAGGRLAVSPLLSLMRTVAAGALLSLGIELLQTGVPGQVVDVDSLLLNTVGVALAHVAVVPAARALLRRRAETRRRVAAALRRKQAAEETTQGRTPTIPRVGIAP, from the coding sequence GTGCAGCGTCAAGGCTCGAACGGCAGCAGCGCCGTGATCCGCTTTCGTGCGGCGGGGGGTGTCCTCCTCGTCGCGCATCTCGCGCTTGTTGCCTGGGTCACGCTGCGGCCCCTGGACGTGCCGTGGGTGAGCGCCGCGAATCTGCGTCCCTTCGCGAGCATCCGGGCCGATCTGGCGCTGGGCCCCGAGGCGGCCGCCAGGAACATCGGCAAGGGCCTGCTGCTGCTCGCCCCGCTCGGTGTGCTGCTGCCGATGGCGGGCGGCAGGCTCGCCGTCTCCCCACTGCTGTCCCTGATGCGTACGGTCGCCGCCGGCGCCCTGCTCTCACTCGGCATCGAACTCCTGCAGACCGGCGTGCCCGGGCAGGTCGTGGACGTCGACTCGCTGCTCCTGAACACCGTGGGCGTGGCGCTGGCCCATGTAGCCGTGGTGCCCGCCGCCCGTGCCCTGCTGCGCCGCCGGGCCGAGACCCGGCGGCGGGTCGCCGCCGCCCTCCGCCGCAAGCAGGCGGCCGAGGAGACGACTCAGGGTCGGACCCCGACGATTCCCAGGGTCGGGATCGCCCCCTAG
- a CDS encoding PspC domain-containing protein — MNRLARPTNGRMIGGVCAALARRFGTSATTMRVIFLVSCLLPGPQFLLYIALWILFPSEGKAARTAW; from the coding sequence ATGAACCGCCTTGCCCGCCCCACCAACGGCCGGATGATCGGCGGAGTGTGCGCAGCGCTGGCTCGGCGCTTCGGCACCTCCGCGACCACGATGCGGGTGATCTTCCTGGTGTCCTGCCTGCTGCCGGGCCCGCAGTTCCTGCTCTACATAGCGCTGTGGATCCTGTTCCCCTCCGAGGGCAAGGCGGCGCGTACGGCCTGGTGA
- a CDS encoding ATP-binding protein encodes MKQSAAKTLGVAALGAAFAAAGAGAANAAPAVPDASSALSTATSALPVDGVTKTLPGAGESLAQGENALGSGLAAAQPAVANLLAEGPAAPVAGLLGGLPVQGLPTHGLPVNGIPLG; translated from the coding sequence ATGAAGCAGTCTGCTGCCAAGACCCTCGGTGTCGCCGCTCTCGGTGCCGCCTTCGCCGCCGCCGGCGCGGGTGCTGCCAACGCGGCCCCGGCGGTCCCGGACGCCTCCTCGGCGCTCTCCACCGCCACCAGCGCGCTGCCGGTGGACGGGGTCACCAAGACCCTGCCCGGCGCGGGCGAGTCGCTCGCCCAGGGTGAGAACGCGCTCGGCAGTGGCCTCGCCGCCGCCCAGCCGGCCGTCGCGAACCTCCTCGCCGAGGGTCCGGCCGCGCCGGTCGCCGGTCTGCTCGGGGGCCTGCCGGTCCAGGGCCTGCCCACGCACGGCCTGCCGGTGAACGGGATTCCGCTGGGCTGA
- a CDS encoding adenosine deaminase, whose protein sequence is MTSQIKNTPSSEQIRRAPKVLLHDHLDGGLRPGTIVDLARASGYENLPETDPDKLGIWFREAADSGSLERYLETFAHTCAVMQTREALVRVAAECAEDLAEDGVVYAEVRYAPEQHLEAGLTLEEVVEAVNEGFREGERLARENGHRIRVGALLTAMRHAARALEIAELANRYRDLGVVGFDIAGAEAGFPPTRHLDAFEYLKRENNHFTIHAGEAFGLPSIWQALQWCGADRLGHGVRIIDDIQVHEDGSVKLGRLASYVRDKRIPLELCPSSNLQTGAADSYAEHPIGLLRRLHFRATVNTDNRLMSGTSMTREFEHLVDAFGYSLDDMQWFTVNAMKSAFIPFDERLAMINDVIKPGYAELKSEWLFQQTASTSGSVSEEG, encoded by the coding sequence ATGACGAGCCAGATCAAGAACACCCCGAGCTCGGAGCAGATCCGCCGGGCGCCGAAGGTCCTGCTGCACGATCACCTCGACGGGGGCCTGCGCCCCGGGACGATCGTCGACCTGGCCCGCGCGTCGGGCTACGAGAACCTCCCCGAGACGGATCCCGACAAGCTCGGCATCTGGTTCCGTGAGGCCGCCGACTCCGGTTCCCTGGAGCGGTACTTGGAGACCTTCGCGCACACCTGCGCCGTCATGCAGACCCGCGAGGCGCTCGTCCGCGTGGCCGCCGAGTGCGCCGAGGACCTCGCCGAGGACGGTGTCGTCTACGCCGAGGTGCGGTACGCGCCCGAGCAGCACCTGGAGGCCGGGCTCACCCTCGAAGAGGTCGTCGAGGCGGTCAACGAGGGCTTCCGGGAGGGCGAGCGGCTCGCCCGCGAGAACGGCCACCGGATCCGCGTCGGCGCACTGCTGACCGCCATGCGGCACGCGGCCCGTGCCCTGGAGATCGCCGAACTCGCCAACCGCTACCGCGATCTCGGTGTCGTCGGCTTCGACATCGCGGGTGCCGAGGCCGGCTTCCCGCCCACCCGTCATCTGGACGCCTTCGAGTATCTGAAGCGGGAGAACAACCACTTCACGATCCACGCGGGCGAGGCCTTCGGGCTCCCGTCCATCTGGCAGGCCCTCCAGTGGTGTGGCGCCGACCGGCTCGGCCACGGCGTGCGCATCATCGACGACATCCAGGTCCACGAGGACGGCTCGGTGAAGCTCGGCCGCCTCGCCTCGTACGTACGCGACAAGCGCATCCCCCTGGAGCTGTGCCCCAGTTCCAACCTGCAGACGGGCGCCGCCGACTCGTATGCCGAGCACCCCATCGGGCTGCTGCGGCGGCTGCATTTCCGGGCGACGGTGAACACCGACAACCGTCTGATGTCCGGCACCAGCATGACCCGGGAATTCGAGCACCTTGTCGACGCCTTCGGCTATTCGCTCGACGACATGCAGTGGTTCACAGTCAATGCGATGAAATCAGCATTCATTCCTTTCGATGAACGACTGGCCATGATCAATGACGTCATCAAGCCCGGTTATGCCGAGCTGAAGTCCGAATGGCTGTTCCAGCAGACCGCTTCCACCAGCGGTTCTGTGAGCGAAGAGGGCTGA
- a CDS encoding alpha/beta hydrolase, producing MAQQATPVRTARLGRALGTEPTAVSGVVLLLPGGEETSARRPSPMLATASVRALGRRLTRAGRDDGLVVHVVHYRFRGWNGTQADQARDASWAADEVVRRYGDVPVCLAGVDMGGRAALHSGGHTAVNSVLALSPWLPEEDVAAPPEPVKQLVGRRVLMVHGTNDERTDPELSFRLAARAKKANRDVCRFEVHSDGHALHAFRDEVYSLAEDFVMGALFGRAFARPVEDALAAPPPLGLRMPLASGFGRSLRR from the coding sequence ATGGCACAGCAAGCGACGCCGGTTCGCACGGCCCGGCTCGGGCGGGCACTCGGAACGGAACCGACGGCGGTGAGCGGCGTGGTGCTGCTGCTGCCGGGCGGCGAGGAGACCTCGGCCCGCAGACCCTCACCGATGCTGGCGACCGCGTCCGTACGGGCGTTGGGGCGCCGGCTGACCCGCGCGGGACGGGACGACGGCCTGGTCGTGCACGTGGTGCACTACCGGTTCCGGGGCTGGAACGGCACGCAGGCGGATCAGGCCCGGGACGCCTCGTGGGCCGCGGACGAGGTCGTACGGCGGTACGGGGACGTTCCCGTGTGTCTCGCGGGCGTGGACATGGGCGGGCGGGCCGCTCTGCACTCGGGCGGGCACACCGCCGTCAACTCCGTGCTGGCGCTGTCCCCTTGGCTCCCCGAGGAGGATGTCGCCGCGCCGCCCGAACCGGTGAAACAGCTTGTGGGGCGGCGGGTGTTGATGGTGCACGGCACGAACGACGAGCGGACCGATCCCGAGTTGTCGTTCCGGCTGGCGGCCCGGGCGAAGAAGGCGAACCGGGATGTCTGTCGGTTCGAGGTGCATTCCGACGGGCATGCGTTGCACGCGTTTCGCGACGAGGTGTACTCGTTGGCGGAGGACTTTGTGATGGGGGCGTTGTTCGGGCGGGCCTTTGCCCGGCCCGTGGAGGATGCGCTTGCGGCCCCGCCGCCTTTGGGGTTGCGGATGCCGCTTGCCTCCGGGTTTGGGCGGTCCCTTCGCCGTTAG
- a CDS encoding LysR substrate-binding domain-containing protein encodes MHQQRSEPHLSPSSDTEDIVAILAPRLAYFAGVARTEHVTRAAQEMQVPQSTLSRAMVRLEHDLGVDLFARRGRTVSLTPAGRTFLASVERALAEIERAADEVRADADPATGKVAFGFLHTMGSETVPGLIRAFRADHPRVRFSLVQNYGEAMIERLRSGELDLCLTSPVPDAPDLVARRLDEQKLRLVVPADHRLASRRRIRLAEAADETFVTLEPGYGLRRITDDLCQQAGFRPRVAFEGEEAETLRGLVAAGLGVALLPPPAVARPGVVELTVTAPRAAREIGVAWLDGHPDTPPVAAFKKFLLSKRGNLLPD; translated from the coding sequence ATGCATCAGCAGAGGTCAGAGCCTCACCTGTCACCGTCCAGTGACACAGAAGACATCGTCGCGATCCTCGCCCCGCGCCTCGCGTACTTCGCCGGGGTCGCCCGCACCGAGCACGTCACACGGGCCGCGCAGGAGATGCAGGTCCCGCAGTCGACCCTGTCCCGCGCGATGGTCCGCCTCGAACACGACCTGGGCGTGGACCTGTTCGCCCGCAGAGGCCGCACGGTCTCCCTCACCCCTGCCGGACGCACCTTCCTGGCCTCCGTCGAGCGGGCCCTCGCCGAGATCGAGCGGGCCGCCGACGAGGTGCGCGCCGACGCCGACCCGGCCACCGGCAAGGTCGCCTTCGGCTTCCTGCACACCATGGGCTCCGAGACGGTCCCCGGCCTGATCCGCGCCTTCCGCGCCGACCATCCCCGCGTCCGCTTCAGCCTCGTCCAGAACTACGGCGAGGCCATGATCGAACGCCTGCGCTCCGGCGAGCTGGACCTCTGCCTCACGTCCCCCGTCCCGGACGCCCCCGACCTCGTCGCCCGCCGCCTCGACGAACAGAAACTCCGCCTGGTCGTCCCCGCGGACCACCGCCTCGCCTCCCGCCGCCGCATCCGCCTGGCCGAGGCCGCCGACGAAACGTTCGTCACCCTGGAACCCGGCTACGGCCTCCGCCGCATCACCGACGACCTCTGCCAACAGGCGGGCTTCCGCCCCCGGGTCGCCTTCGAGGGCGAGGAGGCGGAGACCCTGCGCGGCTTGGTGGCCGCGGGCCTGGGCGTAGCCCTCCTGCCCCCACCGGCCGTGGCCCGCCCGGGAGTTGTCGAACTGACGGTCACGGCTCCAAGGGCGGCCCGGGAGATCGGCGTGGCTTGGCTGGACGGGCATCCCGATACGCCCCCGGTGGCGGCGTTCAAGAAATTCCTACTGTCAAAGAGGGGAAATCTGCTCCCCGACTAG
- a CDS encoding MFS transporter, whose protein sequence is MPSASTGASTIVGASAASTVRTEAAPVEVVPVDSRMAPGGPGYRRMSFALFLAGVATFALLYSTQALLPLISGDFGVTASTASWTVSAATGALALFVLPLSALSERFGRRTLMTASLAIAVAVGLLVPFAPSVGWLVALRAVQGAALAGLPVSAMAYLAEEVRPKALITAIGLFVAGNSVGGMSGRVITGWVAQEWGWRVALGTIGLIAVGCAVAFRLLLPAPKHFKAGSLRPAVLVRTVRGHLANPLLCRLYVIGALFMTVFGAVYTVIGYRLTEAPFSLPQGIIGSIFLVYLVGTVSASTAGKLVGRLGRRGALYLAGGTTTAGLLVSLADSLPLILLGLVLITAGFFAGHAVASSSVSHTAKEGRAQASALYQSAYYLGSSAGGTLGAVAFHSGGWAGTVALGLLAVIGVVTITVVGSHAARTQRRLVAVHR, encoded by the coding sequence ATGCCTTCCGCAAGTACCGGGGCGTCCACCATCGTGGGCGCCTCCGCAGCCAGCACCGTTCGCACCGAAGCCGCTCCCGTCGAAGTCGTTCCCGTCGATTCCCGTATGGCCCCGGGCGGGCCCGGCTATCGCCGGATGAGCTTCGCCCTCTTCCTCGCGGGTGTCGCGACCTTCGCGCTTCTCTACTCCACCCAGGCCCTTCTGCCGCTGATCTCCGGCGACTTCGGGGTCACGGCGAGCACGGCGAGCTGGACGGTGTCGGCGGCGACCGGTGCGCTGGCGCTGTTCGTCCTGCCGCTGAGCGCGCTCTCGGAGCGGTTCGGCCGGCGTACGTTGATGACGGCGTCCCTGGCGATCGCGGTGGCCGTCGGACTGCTGGTGCCCTTCGCCCCGTCGGTCGGCTGGCTGGTCGCGCTGCGGGCCGTGCAGGGTGCGGCGCTGGCCGGGCTGCCGGTCTCGGCGATGGCCTATCTGGCGGAGGAGGTACGGCCGAAGGCGCTGATCACCGCGATCGGTCTGTTCGTCGCGGGCAACAGCGTCGGCGGCATGAGCGGCCGGGTCATCACCGGCTGGGTCGCTCAGGAGTGGGGCTGGCGGGTCGCCCTCGGGACCATCGGGCTGATCGCGGTGGGCTGCGCGGTGGCCTTCCGGCTGCTGCTCCCGGCGCCGAAGCACTTCAAGGCCGGTTCGCTGCGGCCCGCGGTGCTGGTCCGCACGGTCCGCGGCCATCTCGCGAACCCGCTGCTGTGCAGGCTGTACGTGATCGGCGCGCTGTTCATGACGGTGTTCGGCGCCGTCTACACGGTGATCGGCTACCGCCTCACGGAGGCCCCGTTCTCGCTGCCGCAGGGCATCATCGGCTCGATCTTCCTCGTCTACCTGGTCGGCACGGTCTCGGCGTCGACGGCCGGGAAGCTGGTGGGGCGGCTCGGCCGGCGCGGCGCGCTGTATCTGGCGGGCGGTACGACGACCGCGGGGCTGCTGGTCTCGCTGGCCGACTCCCTGCCGCTGATCCTGCTCGGCCTGGTCCTGATCACCGCGGGCTTCTTCGCGGGCCACGCGGTCGCCTCCTCCTCGGTCAGCCACACCGCCAAGGAGGGCCGCGCGCAGGCCTCCGCCCTCTACCAGTCCGCCTACTACCTGGGCTCCAGCGCGGGCGGCACGCTCGGCGCGGTCGCCTTCCACTCGGGCGGCTGGGCCGGGACGGTGGCGCTCGGCCTGCTGGCGGTGATCGGGGTCGTGACGATCACGGTGGTCGGGTCGCACGCGGCCAGGACGCAGCGGCGGCTGGTGGCCGTGCACCGCTGA
- a CDS encoding sigma-70 family RNA polymerase sigma factor: protein MSDGTATVEDLDVRLEKHRVELTGYCYRMLGSSFEAEDAVQDTLVRAWRSYDKFEGRSSMRSWLYRIATNVCLDMLSAGNKRARPMDLTESTPLTQAALNPRPDHTWLEPMPDARVLPVVEDPAEAAVAKESVRLAFMATLQQLPPKQRAVLILREVLAWKASEVAELLGTTVASVNSALQRARATLAESDGAAARAATSDPLDEAQQKLLERYVAAFEGYDMTALTALLHEDAVMTMPPFDLWLSGPEDITGFMTTLGAPCANSHLVPVAVNGLPGFAQYKPDPETGGYTAWAVQVLETSEGRITGFHCFLDTKRWFPLFGLPLDLEGDADKTE, encoded by the coding sequence ATGAGCGACGGAACGGCGACGGTGGAGGACCTCGACGTCCGGCTTGAGAAGCACCGGGTCGAGCTGACGGGGTACTGCTACCGCATGCTCGGCTCGTCCTTCGAGGCGGAGGACGCGGTCCAGGACACGCTCGTGCGGGCCTGGAGAAGCTACGACAAGTTCGAGGGCCGTTCCTCGATGCGCTCGTGGCTGTACCGGATCGCGACGAACGTGTGCCTGGACATGCTGTCGGCGGGGAACAAGCGGGCCCGCCCCATGGACCTGACGGAATCGACACCGCTCACACAGGCGGCGCTGAATCCGCGCCCCGACCACACCTGGCTGGAGCCGATGCCGGACGCGCGTGTGCTGCCCGTCGTCGAGGACCCGGCCGAGGCCGCCGTCGCCAAGGAGTCGGTGCGCCTCGCGTTCATGGCCACCCTGCAGCAACTGCCGCCCAAGCAGCGGGCCGTGCTCATCCTGCGCGAGGTGCTGGCCTGGAAGGCGAGCGAGGTCGCCGAGCTGCTCGGCACGACGGTCGCCTCGGTCAACAGCGCGCTCCAGCGGGCCCGTGCGACGCTCGCCGAGAGCGACGGCGCCGCGGCCCGGGCCGCCACGTCCGACCCGCTCGACGAGGCGCAGCAGAAGCTCCTGGAGCGCTATGTGGCGGCCTTCGAGGGGTACGACATGACGGCCCTCACGGCACTCCTGCACGAGGACGCCGTGATGACGATGCCGCCGTTCGACCTGTGGCTGTCCGGCCCCGAGGACATCACGGGCTTCATGACGACACTCGGCGCGCCCTGTGCGAACTCGCACCTGGTCCCGGTCGCCGTGAACGGCCTGCCGGGCTTCGCCCAGTACAAGCCGGACCCGGAGACGGGCGGCTACACGGCGTGGGCCGTGCAGGTCCTGGAGACGTCAGAGGGCCGGATCACCGGGTTCCACTGCTTCCTCGACACGAAGAGGTGGTTCCCGCTGTTCGGGCTGCCCCTCGATCTCGAAGGGGATGCCGACAAGACCGAGTAG
- a CDS encoding STAS domain-containing protein, with product MSSAPPPGLPHVDAMTPAVLVLPGPVTRDEVPRLCQDVRARLMSSRAGVLVCDVAGLGPPGLTTVDALARMQLAARRAGGRIRLRDPDPALRALLGLVGIPFEIEGQPEQREPPLRVEEAVEPGDPAL from the coding sequence ATGAGTTCCGCGCCTCCGCCCGGTCTACCGCACGTGGACGCCATGACACCTGCTGTACTCGTACTGCCCGGCCCCGTCACCCGAGACGAGGTGCCGAGGCTCTGCCAGGACGTGCGCGCACGGCTGATGAGCAGCAGAGCCGGCGTCTTGGTCTGCGACGTCGCCGGTCTCGGACCACCAGGTCTGACCACCGTCGACGCGCTCGCCAGGATGCAGCTCGCCGCCCGTCGCGCCGGGGGACGGATCAGACTGCGCGACCCGGACCCCGCCCTGCGTGCGCTACTCGGTCTTGTCGGCATCCCCTTCGAGATCGAGGGGCAGCCCGAACAGCGGGAACCACCTCTTCGTGTCGAGGAAGCAGTGGAACCCGGTGATCCGGCCCTCTGA